The Phalacrocorax carbo chromosome 11, bPhaCar2.1, whole genome shotgun sequence genome includes a region encoding these proteins:
- the NHSL2 gene encoding NHS-like protein 2 isoform X3: MPFYKRSVVARRGRPAVPLAELRDVCSLAALTLLRQLADLCGHSLALLGDIEGHVLALGRRTGRLHRRAARLQALLRGRPLRGAHAAPATSNLDLESKKAAHSKLSWQQPVNVFLAAGRPPGMEQLHQEAQLNLQSLLQEEYEEQYAESRVTGQTFRAAGHLPPDTPPEPSPRPPPAKRLEFVLMPPSRRATEEESAGTTAVSARPPDASLSLPTSPDKQPAWSRAFPLPTVEEKQWHQSCSIQTNIVPINVSGQHFARHASARHSLFNTETAMNPKSTLRRRRTIIGFPNLSLRDQGGANGPTFNTRAPIAESLSCSFVPEAASGGKTPQEISPHQPLSAPLRKTFSDLGARCCQPPAAMDNAATPCAATCNGPQGTPFPSPWSGLGYTSPPSPTAAQGKGPTCTSPGGSSPSPSPGSPATTASFFIATEEHVGSNGPGSFSGTVLESPPTSGGGQRCDGREAKVNFLPGSQEEPEPAAEPVRLEVERAGCRFRERSLSVPTDSGSLCSVDIMYADTRRGSANYALGYPSASSEGSTSTDNVSLGLEQEGQRRQRSKSISLKKAKKKPSPPTRSVSLIKEGQDDDAGPGSVLPKEQRPKSLCIPPEPQGHRLVHADPQGSVGREPDGTAAPHQWHLTDWKAGDPYRSLSSSSTATGTTAIECAKARGSSESLTSPSVSRATTPSQLSTEADLKTSSPGRPTGLMSPSSGYSSQSETPTPTIPTSAILGHSPHQVRVRPLVPERKSSLPPTSPMERSPKSRLSFDLPLTPPAHLDLSGLKISLKGKTKVSRHHSDSTFGTKLAQKTSPITPIMPVVTQSDLRSVRLRSISRSEPEDNADGAEHTEEPARGPCLAPERKVKPPVAEKPPLAKRPPTILPKPPALREEGPLSPTSPPGAATKEKGQLQDGFVVLRKGELRRGPGELPSPLTPAGPRRLSQDSLDDEPRLERSGAAERERRKAKVPPPVPKKPSVLYLPLAPAPAQLGAGVGDQVPTPSPIITLDVDPTCCNPDAEDLPSPEALGTAQAGDPAWEQGSSAEASMEEKSFASDKTADSIAEEDDDVFVTSRTTEDLFTVIHRSKRKVLGRKEPGDTFGSRPNSHSPVKTSGSPTGECPAAAGSTGKSSSRNEDFKALLQKKSSKTSPGTRPSAAELLKTTNPLARRVMMEFAPELDGANSPKSQP; encoded by the exons CCACCTCTAACCTGGACCTCGAGAGCAAGAAAGCCGCCCACAGCAAGCTGTCATGGCAGCAGCCGGTGAACGTCTTCCTGGCGGCCGGGCGGCCGCCGGGCATGGAGCAGCTGCACCAGGAGGCCCAGCTCAACCTGCAGAGCTTGCTGCAAG AGGAGTATGAGGAGCAGTACGCCGAGAGCAGGGTCACCGGGCAGACCTTCCGTGCCGCCGGTCACCtgccccccgacaccccccccgAGCCGTCACCCCGACCCCCGCCTGCCAAGCGCCTCGAGTTCGTGCTTATG cccccgagCCGGCGAGCAACCGAAGAGGAGAGTGCGGGCACGACCGCGGTCAGCGCTCGGCCGCCTGACGCCTCCCTGAGCCTCCCCACCAGCCCGGACAAGCAGCCAGCCTGGAGCAGGgccttccccctgcccaccgTGGAGGAGAAGCAGTGGCATCAGTCCTGCTCCATCCAAACCAACATCGTCCCCATCAATGTCTCGG GGCAGCACTTTGCTAGGCACGCGAGTGCTCGTCACTCCCTGTTTAACACAGAGACCGCGATGAACCCCAAGTCCACCCTGCGGCGTAGACGGACCATTATCGGATTCCCTAACCTGTCCCTGCGAGACCAAG GAGGTGCCAACGGCCCCACATTCAACACACGCGCGCCCATCGCCGagtccctctcctgcagcttCGTGCCTGAGGCCGCGAGCGGGGGGAAGACGCCCCAGGAGAtcagcccccaccagcccctctctgccccacTGAGGAAGACCTTCAGCGACCTCGGGGCTCGCTGCTGCCAGCCGCCCGCTGCCATGGACAACGCGGCCACCCCCTGCGCCGCCACCTGCAACGGGCCGCAGGGCACCCCCTTCCCCTCGCCCTGGAGTGGCCTGGGCTACacgagcccccccagccccaccgctGCCCAGGGCAAGGGGCCCACCTGCACCTCGCCAGGCGGCTCCAGCCCATCGCCCAGCCCAGGCTCGCCCGCCACCACCGCCTCCTTCTTCATCGCCACGGAGGAGCATGTGGGCAGCAACGGGCCCGGCTCCTTCTCCGGCACGGTGCTCGAGTCCCCCCCCACCTCCGGGGGCGGCCAGAGGTGCGACGGCCGAGAAGCCAAGGTGAACTTCTTGCCGGGAAGCCAAGAGGAGCCAGAGCCGGCGGCAGAGCCGGTGCGGCTGGAGGTGGAGCGGGCAGGGTGCCGGTTCCGCGAGCGGTCGCTGTCGGTGCCCACCGACTCGGGGTCCCTCTGCTCCGTGGACATCATGTACGCCGACACGCGGCGGGGCAGCGCCAACTACGCCCTGGGCTACCCCAGCGCCAGCTCCGagggcagcaccagcactgACAACgtctccctggggctggagcaggaggggcagcggcggcagcgcTCCAAGAGCATCTCCCTCAAGAAGGCAAAGAAGAAGCCCTCGCCACCCACACGCAGCGTCTCTCTGATTAAAGAGGGGCAGGACGACGACGCAGGGCCTGGCTCAGTGCTGCCCAAGGAGCAGCGACCCAAGAGCCTGTGCATCCCGCCGGAGCCCCAGGGCCACCGGCTGGTGCATGCAGACCCCCAAGGGAGCGTGGGGAGGGAGCCCGACGGCACGGCTGCCCCCCATCAGTGGCATCTCACAGACTGGAAGGCTGGCGATCCCTACCGGTCCCTCTCCAGCTCGAGCACAGCCACAGGGACCACGGCCATCGAGTGCGCCAAGGCACGGGGCAGCTCCGAGTCCCTCACGTCCCCCTCCGTCTCCAGGGCCACGACACCCTCCCAGCTCTCCACCGAGGCCGACCTCAAGacctcctccccaggcaggcCCACAGGGCTGATGTCCCCATCCAGCGGGTACTCCAGCCAGTCGGAGACCCCGACTCCCACCATTCCCACCTCCGCCATCCTCGGGCACTCCCCGCACCAGGTTCGGGTGAGGCCGCTGGTCCCTGAGAGGAAATCCTCGCTgccccccacgtcccccatGGAGAGGAGCCCCAAATCCAGACTGTCCTTCGACCTGCCGCTCACGCCGCCTGCCCACCTCGACCTCTCGGGGCTGAAGATCTCCCTGAAGGGGAAGACGAAGGTCAGCCGGCACCACTCCGACTCCACCTTCGGCACCAAGCTGGCCCAGAAGACCAGCCCCATCACGCCCATCATGCCGGTGGTCACGCAGTCCGACCTCCGCTCCGTCCGCCTCCGCTCCATCAGCCGCTCGGAGCCGGAGGACAACGCCGACGGCGCGGAGCACACCGAGGAGCCGGCACGTGGTCCCTGCCTGGCGCCAGAGAGGAAGGTGAAGCCTCCCGTGGCAGAGAAGCCGCCGCTGGCCAAGCGGCCCCCAACCATCCTGCCCAAGCCCCCAGCTCTGCGGGAGGAGGGTCCGCTGTCACCCACGTCCCCACCGGGCGCTGCCACCAAAGAGAAGGGGCAGCTGCAGGACGGCTTCGTGGTGCTGCGGAAAGGGGAGCTGAGGAGGGGTCCGGGGGAGCTCCCCTCGCCCCTCACCCCGGCAGGACCCCGGCGGCTCTCGCAGGACAGCCTGGACGACGAGCCACGGCTGGAGCGGAGCGGTGCCGCAGAGAGGGAGCGGAGGAAGGCCAAGGTGCCACCACCAGTGCCCAAAAAACCCAGCGTGCTCTACCTGCCGctcgccccggccccggcgcagCTGGGAGCTGGCGTGGGGGACCAggtgcccacccccagccccatcatCACTCTGGACGTTGACCCCACCTGCTGCAACCCCGACGCCGAGGACCTGCCGTCCCCAGAGGCCCTGGGCACAGCACAAGCTGGTGACCCTGCCTGGGAGCAAG GCAGCTCGGCGGAGGCCAGCATGGAGGAGAAGAGCTTTGCCAGCGACAAGACAGCCGACTCCATCGCAGAGGAGGATGACGATGTGTTCGTGACGTCCCGCACCACAGAGGACCTCTTCACCGTGATCCACAG GTCGAAGAGGAAGGTCTTGGGGCGGAAGGAGCCTGGTGACACCTTTGGCAGCCGGCCCAACTCCCACTCGCCCGTAAAGACTTCGGGCTCCCCAACCGGCGAGTGCCCAGCAGCAGCGGGCAGCACTGGGAAGTCTTCCAGCAGGAACGAAGACTTTAAAGCCCTGCTCCAGAAgaagagcagcaaaaccagccctGGTACCCGGCCATCTGCTGCCGAACTGCTCAAGACCACAAACCCGCTGGCTCGGAGGGTCATGATGGAGTTTGCCCCTGAGCTAGATGGTGCAAACAGCCCCAAAAGCCAGCCCTAA
- the NHSL2 gene encoding NHS-like protein 2 isoform X4, whose translation MALAKGCRESGTLQLIALQPTLGKKPTGSGQARFGQQLDEAEGPATATSNLDLESKKAAHSKLSWQQPVNVFLAAGRPPGMEQLHQEAQLNLQSLLQEEYEEQYAESRVTGQTFRAAGHLPPDTPPEPSPRPPPAKRLEFVLMPPSRRATEEESAGTTAVSARPPDASLSLPTSPDKQPAWSRAFPLPTVEEKQWHQSCSIQTNIVPINVSGQHFARHASARHSLFNTETAMNPKSTLRRRRTIIGFPNLSLRDQGGANGPTFNTRAPIAESLSCSFVPEAASGGKTPQEISPHQPLSAPLRKTFSDLGARCCQPPAAMDNAATPCAATCNGPQGTPFPSPWSGLGYTSPPSPTAAQGKGPTCTSPGGSSPSPSPGSPATTASFFIATEEHVGSNGPGSFSGTVLESPPTSGGGQRCDGREAKVNFLPGSQEEPEPAAEPVRLEVERAGCRFRERSLSVPTDSGSLCSVDIMYADTRRGSANYALGYPSASSEGSTSTDNVSLGLEQEGQRRQRSKSISLKKAKKKPSPPTRSVSLIKEGQDDDAGPGSVLPKEQRPKSLCIPPEPQGHRLVHADPQGSVGREPDGTAAPHQWHLTDWKAGDPYRSLSSSSTATGTTAIECAKARGSSESLTSPSVSRATTPSQLSTEADLKTSSPGRPTGLMSPSSGYSSQSETPTPTIPTSAILGHSPHQVRVRPLVPERKSSLPPTSPMERSPKSRLSFDLPLTPPAHLDLSGLKISLKGKTKVSRHHSDSTFGTKLAQKTSPITPIMPVVTQSDLRSVRLRSISRSEPEDNADGAEHTEEPARGPCLAPERKVKPPVAEKPPLAKRPPTILPKPPALREEGPLSPTSPPGAATKEKGQLQDGFVVLRKGELRRGPGELPSPLTPAGPRRLSQDSLDDEPRLERSGAAERERRKAKVPPPVPKKPSVLYLPLAPAPAQLGAGVGDQVPTPSPIITLDVDPTCCNPDAEDLPSPEALGTAQAGDPAWEQGSSAEASMEEKSFASDKTADSIAEEDDDVFVTSRTTEDLFTVIHRSKRKVLGRKEPGDTFGSRPNSHSPVKTSGSPTGECPAAAGSTGKSSSRNEDFKALLQKKSSKTSPGTRPSAAELLKTTNPLARRVMMEFAPELDGANSPKSQP comes from the exons ATGGCTTTGGCAAAGGGCTGCCGGGAGTCTGGGACGCTCCAGCTCATCGCATTGCAGCCCACCCTGGGAAAGAAACCCACCGGCTCTGGGCAGGCCAGGTTTGGGCAGCAGCTGGACGAGGCAGAAGGTCCTGCAACTG CCACCTCTAACCTGGACCTCGAGAGCAAGAAAGCCGCCCACAGCAAGCTGTCATGGCAGCAGCCGGTGAACGTCTTCCTGGCGGCCGGGCGGCCGCCGGGCATGGAGCAGCTGCACCAGGAGGCCCAGCTCAACCTGCAGAGCTTGCTGCAAG AGGAGTATGAGGAGCAGTACGCCGAGAGCAGGGTCACCGGGCAGACCTTCCGTGCCGCCGGTCACCtgccccccgacaccccccccgAGCCGTCACCCCGACCCCCGCCTGCCAAGCGCCTCGAGTTCGTGCTTATG cccccgagCCGGCGAGCAACCGAAGAGGAGAGTGCGGGCACGACCGCGGTCAGCGCTCGGCCGCCTGACGCCTCCCTGAGCCTCCCCACCAGCCCGGACAAGCAGCCAGCCTGGAGCAGGgccttccccctgcccaccgTGGAGGAGAAGCAGTGGCATCAGTCCTGCTCCATCCAAACCAACATCGTCCCCATCAATGTCTCGG GGCAGCACTTTGCTAGGCACGCGAGTGCTCGTCACTCCCTGTTTAACACAGAGACCGCGATGAACCCCAAGTCCACCCTGCGGCGTAGACGGACCATTATCGGATTCCCTAACCTGTCCCTGCGAGACCAAG GAGGTGCCAACGGCCCCACATTCAACACACGCGCGCCCATCGCCGagtccctctcctgcagcttCGTGCCTGAGGCCGCGAGCGGGGGGAAGACGCCCCAGGAGAtcagcccccaccagcccctctctgccccacTGAGGAAGACCTTCAGCGACCTCGGGGCTCGCTGCTGCCAGCCGCCCGCTGCCATGGACAACGCGGCCACCCCCTGCGCCGCCACCTGCAACGGGCCGCAGGGCACCCCCTTCCCCTCGCCCTGGAGTGGCCTGGGCTACacgagcccccccagccccaccgctGCCCAGGGCAAGGGGCCCACCTGCACCTCGCCAGGCGGCTCCAGCCCATCGCCCAGCCCAGGCTCGCCCGCCACCACCGCCTCCTTCTTCATCGCCACGGAGGAGCATGTGGGCAGCAACGGGCCCGGCTCCTTCTCCGGCACGGTGCTCGAGTCCCCCCCCACCTCCGGGGGCGGCCAGAGGTGCGACGGCCGAGAAGCCAAGGTGAACTTCTTGCCGGGAAGCCAAGAGGAGCCAGAGCCGGCGGCAGAGCCGGTGCGGCTGGAGGTGGAGCGGGCAGGGTGCCGGTTCCGCGAGCGGTCGCTGTCGGTGCCCACCGACTCGGGGTCCCTCTGCTCCGTGGACATCATGTACGCCGACACGCGGCGGGGCAGCGCCAACTACGCCCTGGGCTACCCCAGCGCCAGCTCCGagggcagcaccagcactgACAACgtctccctggggctggagcaggaggggcagcggcggcagcgcTCCAAGAGCATCTCCCTCAAGAAGGCAAAGAAGAAGCCCTCGCCACCCACACGCAGCGTCTCTCTGATTAAAGAGGGGCAGGACGACGACGCAGGGCCTGGCTCAGTGCTGCCCAAGGAGCAGCGACCCAAGAGCCTGTGCATCCCGCCGGAGCCCCAGGGCCACCGGCTGGTGCATGCAGACCCCCAAGGGAGCGTGGGGAGGGAGCCCGACGGCACGGCTGCCCCCCATCAGTGGCATCTCACAGACTGGAAGGCTGGCGATCCCTACCGGTCCCTCTCCAGCTCGAGCACAGCCACAGGGACCACGGCCATCGAGTGCGCCAAGGCACGGGGCAGCTCCGAGTCCCTCACGTCCCCCTCCGTCTCCAGGGCCACGACACCCTCCCAGCTCTCCACCGAGGCCGACCTCAAGacctcctccccaggcaggcCCACAGGGCTGATGTCCCCATCCAGCGGGTACTCCAGCCAGTCGGAGACCCCGACTCCCACCATTCCCACCTCCGCCATCCTCGGGCACTCCCCGCACCAGGTTCGGGTGAGGCCGCTGGTCCCTGAGAGGAAATCCTCGCTgccccccacgtcccccatGGAGAGGAGCCCCAAATCCAGACTGTCCTTCGACCTGCCGCTCACGCCGCCTGCCCACCTCGACCTCTCGGGGCTGAAGATCTCCCTGAAGGGGAAGACGAAGGTCAGCCGGCACCACTCCGACTCCACCTTCGGCACCAAGCTGGCCCAGAAGACCAGCCCCATCACGCCCATCATGCCGGTGGTCACGCAGTCCGACCTCCGCTCCGTCCGCCTCCGCTCCATCAGCCGCTCGGAGCCGGAGGACAACGCCGACGGCGCGGAGCACACCGAGGAGCCGGCACGTGGTCCCTGCCTGGCGCCAGAGAGGAAGGTGAAGCCTCCCGTGGCAGAGAAGCCGCCGCTGGCCAAGCGGCCCCCAACCATCCTGCCCAAGCCCCCAGCTCTGCGGGAGGAGGGTCCGCTGTCACCCACGTCCCCACCGGGCGCTGCCACCAAAGAGAAGGGGCAGCTGCAGGACGGCTTCGTGGTGCTGCGGAAAGGGGAGCTGAGGAGGGGTCCGGGGGAGCTCCCCTCGCCCCTCACCCCGGCAGGACCCCGGCGGCTCTCGCAGGACAGCCTGGACGACGAGCCACGGCTGGAGCGGAGCGGTGCCGCAGAGAGGGAGCGGAGGAAGGCCAAGGTGCCACCACCAGTGCCCAAAAAACCCAGCGTGCTCTACCTGCCGctcgccccggccccggcgcagCTGGGAGCTGGCGTGGGGGACCAggtgcccacccccagccccatcatCACTCTGGACGTTGACCCCACCTGCTGCAACCCCGACGCCGAGGACCTGCCGTCCCCAGAGGCCCTGGGCACAGCACAAGCTGGTGACCCTGCCTGGGAGCAAG GCAGCTCGGCGGAGGCCAGCATGGAGGAGAAGAGCTTTGCCAGCGACAAGACAGCCGACTCCATCGCAGAGGAGGATGACGATGTGTTCGTGACGTCCCGCACCACAGAGGACCTCTTCACCGTGATCCACAG GTCGAAGAGGAAGGTCTTGGGGCGGAAGGAGCCTGGTGACACCTTTGGCAGCCGGCCCAACTCCCACTCGCCCGTAAAGACTTCGGGCTCCCCAACCGGCGAGTGCCCAGCAGCAGCGGGCAGCACTGGGAAGTCTTCCAGCAGGAACGAAGACTTTAAAGCCCTGCTCCAGAAgaagagcagcaaaaccagccctGGTACCCGGCCATCTGCTGCCGAACTGCTCAAGACCACAAACCCGCTGGCTCGGAGGGTCATGATGGAGTTTGCCCCTGAGCTAGATGGTGCAAACAGCCCCAAAAGCCAGCCCTAA
- the NHSL2 gene encoding NHS-like protein 2 isoform X7 — protein sequence MEQLHQEAQLNLQSLLQEEYEEQYAESRVTGQTFRAAGHLPPDTPPEPSPRPPPAKRLEFVLMPPSRRATEEESAGTTAVSARPPDASLSLPTSPDKQPAWSRAFPLPTVEEKQWHQSCSIQTNIVPINVSGQHFARHASARHSLFNTETAMNPKSTLRRRRTIIGFPNLSLRDQGGANGPTFNTRAPIAESLSCSFVPEAASGGKTPQEISPHQPLSAPLRKTFSDLGARCCQPPAAMDNAATPCAATCNGPQGTPFPSPWSGLGYTSPPSPTAAQGKGPTCTSPGGSSPSPSPGSPATTASFFIATEEHVGSNGPGSFSGTVLESPPTSGGGQRCDGREAKVNFLPGSQEEPEPAAEPVRLEVERAGCRFRERSLSVPTDSGSLCSVDIMYADTRRGSANYALGYPSASSEGSTSTDNVSLGLEQEGQRRQRSKSISLKKAKKKPSPPTRSVSLIKEGQDDDAGPGSVLPKEQRPKSLCIPPEPQGHRLVHADPQGSVGREPDGTAAPHQWHLTDWKAGDPYRSLSSSSTATGTTAIECAKARGSSESLTSPSVSRATTPSQLSTEADLKTSSPGRPTGLMSPSSGYSSQSETPTPTIPTSAILGHSPHQVRVRPLVPERKSSLPPTSPMERSPKSRLSFDLPLTPPAHLDLSGLKISLKGKTKVSRHHSDSTFGTKLAQKTSPITPIMPVVTQSDLRSVRLRSISRSEPEDNADGAEHTEEPARGPCLAPERKVKPPVAEKPPLAKRPPTILPKPPALREEGPLSPTSPPGAATKEKGQLQDGFVVLRKGELRRGPGELPSPLTPAGPRRLSQDSLDDEPRLERSGAAERERRKAKVPPPVPKKPSVLYLPLAPAPAQLGAGVGDQVPTPSPIITLDVDPTCCNPDAEDLPSPEALGTAQAGDPAWEQGSSAEASMEEKSFASDKTADSIAEEDDDVFVTSRTTEDLFTVIHRSKRKVLGRKEPGDTFGSRPNSHSPVKTSGSPTGECPAAAGSTGKSSSRNEDFKALLQKKSSKTSPGTRPSAAELLKTTNPLARRVMMEFAPELDGANSPKSQP from the exons ATGGAGCAGCTGCACCAGGAGGCCCAGCTCAACCTGCAGAGCTTGCTGCAAG AGGAGTATGAGGAGCAGTACGCCGAGAGCAGGGTCACCGGGCAGACCTTCCGTGCCGCCGGTCACCtgccccccgacaccccccccgAGCCGTCACCCCGACCCCCGCCTGCCAAGCGCCTCGAGTTCGTGCTTATG cccccgagCCGGCGAGCAACCGAAGAGGAGAGTGCGGGCACGACCGCGGTCAGCGCTCGGCCGCCTGACGCCTCCCTGAGCCTCCCCACCAGCCCGGACAAGCAGCCAGCCTGGAGCAGGgccttccccctgcccaccgTGGAGGAGAAGCAGTGGCATCAGTCCTGCTCCATCCAAACCAACATCGTCCCCATCAATGTCTCGG GGCAGCACTTTGCTAGGCACGCGAGTGCTCGTCACTCCCTGTTTAACACAGAGACCGCGATGAACCCCAAGTCCACCCTGCGGCGTAGACGGACCATTATCGGATTCCCTAACCTGTCCCTGCGAGACCAAG GAGGTGCCAACGGCCCCACATTCAACACACGCGCGCCCATCGCCGagtccctctcctgcagcttCGTGCCTGAGGCCGCGAGCGGGGGGAAGACGCCCCAGGAGAtcagcccccaccagcccctctctgccccacTGAGGAAGACCTTCAGCGACCTCGGGGCTCGCTGCTGCCAGCCGCCCGCTGCCATGGACAACGCGGCCACCCCCTGCGCCGCCACCTGCAACGGGCCGCAGGGCACCCCCTTCCCCTCGCCCTGGAGTGGCCTGGGCTACacgagcccccccagccccaccgctGCCCAGGGCAAGGGGCCCACCTGCACCTCGCCAGGCGGCTCCAGCCCATCGCCCAGCCCAGGCTCGCCCGCCACCACCGCCTCCTTCTTCATCGCCACGGAGGAGCATGTGGGCAGCAACGGGCCCGGCTCCTTCTCCGGCACGGTGCTCGAGTCCCCCCCCACCTCCGGGGGCGGCCAGAGGTGCGACGGCCGAGAAGCCAAGGTGAACTTCTTGCCGGGAAGCCAAGAGGAGCCAGAGCCGGCGGCAGAGCCGGTGCGGCTGGAGGTGGAGCGGGCAGGGTGCCGGTTCCGCGAGCGGTCGCTGTCGGTGCCCACCGACTCGGGGTCCCTCTGCTCCGTGGACATCATGTACGCCGACACGCGGCGGGGCAGCGCCAACTACGCCCTGGGCTACCCCAGCGCCAGCTCCGagggcagcaccagcactgACAACgtctccctggggctggagcaggaggggcagcggcggcagcgcTCCAAGAGCATCTCCCTCAAGAAGGCAAAGAAGAAGCCCTCGCCACCCACACGCAGCGTCTCTCTGATTAAAGAGGGGCAGGACGACGACGCAGGGCCTGGCTCAGTGCTGCCCAAGGAGCAGCGACCCAAGAGCCTGTGCATCCCGCCGGAGCCCCAGGGCCACCGGCTGGTGCATGCAGACCCCCAAGGGAGCGTGGGGAGGGAGCCCGACGGCACGGCTGCCCCCCATCAGTGGCATCTCACAGACTGGAAGGCTGGCGATCCCTACCGGTCCCTCTCCAGCTCGAGCACAGCCACAGGGACCACGGCCATCGAGTGCGCCAAGGCACGGGGCAGCTCCGAGTCCCTCACGTCCCCCTCCGTCTCCAGGGCCACGACACCCTCCCAGCTCTCCACCGAGGCCGACCTCAAGacctcctccccaggcaggcCCACAGGGCTGATGTCCCCATCCAGCGGGTACTCCAGCCAGTCGGAGACCCCGACTCCCACCATTCCCACCTCCGCCATCCTCGGGCACTCCCCGCACCAGGTTCGGGTGAGGCCGCTGGTCCCTGAGAGGAAATCCTCGCTgccccccacgtcccccatGGAGAGGAGCCCCAAATCCAGACTGTCCTTCGACCTGCCGCTCACGCCGCCTGCCCACCTCGACCTCTCGGGGCTGAAGATCTCCCTGAAGGGGAAGACGAAGGTCAGCCGGCACCACTCCGACTCCACCTTCGGCACCAAGCTGGCCCAGAAGACCAGCCCCATCACGCCCATCATGCCGGTGGTCACGCAGTCCGACCTCCGCTCCGTCCGCCTCCGCTCCATCAGCCGCTCGGAGCCGGAGGACAACGCCGACGGCGCGGAGCACACCGAGGAGCCGGCACGTGGTCCCTGCCTGGCGCCAGAGAGGAAGGTGAAGCCTCCCGTGGCAGAGAAGCCGCCGCTGGCCAAGCGGCCCCCAACCATCCTGCCCAAGCCCCCAGCTCTGCGGGAGGAGGGTCCGCTGTCACCCACGTCCCCACCGGGCGCTGCCACCAAAGAGAAGGGGCAGCTGCAGGACGGCTTCGTGGTGCTGCGGAAAGGGGAGCTGAGGAGGGGTCCGGGGGAGCTCCCCTCGCCCCTCACCCCGGCAGGACCCCGGCGGCTCTCGCAGGACAGCCTGGACGACGAGCCACGGCTGGAGCGGAGCGGTGCCGCAGAGAGGGAGCGGAGGAAGGCCAAGGTGCCACCACCAGTGCCCAAAAAACCCAGCGTGCTCTACCTGCCGctcgccccggccccggcgcagCTGGGAGCTGGCGTGGGGGACCAggtgcccacccccagccccatcatCACTCTGGACGTTGACCCCACCTGCTGCAACCCCGACGCCGAGGACCTGCCGTCCCCAGAGGCCCTGGGCACAGCACAAGCTGGTGACCCTGCCTGGGAGCAAG GCAGCTCGGCGGAGGCCAGCATGGAGGAGAAGAGCTTTGCCAGCGACAAGACAGCCGACTCCATCGCAGAGGAGGATGACGATGTGTTCGTGACGTCCCGCACCACAGAGGACCTCTTCACCGTGATCCACAG GTCGAAGAGGAAGGTCTTGGGGCGGAAGGAGCCTGGTGACACCTTTGGCAGCCGGCCCAACTCCCACTCGCCCGTAAAGACTTCGGGCTCCCCAACCGGCGAGTGCCCAGCAGCAGCGGGCAGCACTGGGAAGTCTTCCAGCAGGAACGAAGACTTTAAAGCCCTGCTCCAGAAgaagagcagcaaaaccagccctGGTACCCGGCCATCTGCTGCCGAACTGCTCAAGACCACAAACCCGCTGGCTCGGAGGGTCATGATGGAGTTTGCCCCTGAGCTAGATGGTGCAAACAGCCCCAAAAGCCAGCCCTAA